The genomic interval AGATAGCACGCGGAGGGGCACGGAGCAATTCACAGAAGAATTgcaagaagacaaaaaatacaatttttagcAATAATTTAATACTTTAAGCGAATATGTCATTTTTCATGATTGCTATGTAGATAATTGACGTTTTTCCACTTATTCTGCTTTACTAAAAAAGATGATCAGAGTTAACAAATAGTAATATACATAAACATGAAGCAATTCCATAATAAAGTCAATGTTcattgaaatgaatgaataaagaacAGCTTCTTTGTACGTTAGTTACAGccttgaaaaaaatgcatatAAGAAATATTTTAGGCGCTCAAAGTAGAGATAAATATCGGTCAAAAAATGCTAGTTTTCCGCATTTATATGACATTACGTAATTCCGATTTTTGGCCAGGTTTTTAATAGTTCAATGAAATGGACGAGCAGTGCTAGCTCTTTGATGAGATTGCGTTTCGAACATGAACTATTTGTATACCAATAAGGTAGCGTAAACATTAGATAGTATATACAAATACTACatgaatacataatataccttTACATGTTTATGAGGTAATGAATACCGAATCTGCTGTTTCATAAAATTGTTGTACCATTttgtataaaatgtatatttttttctacattagCAGGAACGCCACTTTTGAGAAATCGTTCTTGTACATCTAGtattagaaaataattcccTCGCAAAATTTAatcttgaaaaatcatttttctgattttttcgtcgattgttttaattagaaagTGGTTTTTTTGTAGTATTGAAAAGCTGGGTCGTAGTGATATCCAGAAAACTAATTTAATTGTACAAAAGTTATCAGTAAACTTATCTTtatcaaaaaaacaataccAAATGTACGAATATGTTTATATGGTACTTTCTATTCAGGTTTTTTACGAAGGTTAGTatgtagaaaattgaattattgtaTCATAGACTTTGGCGACTGTGTAGGCATTTATCAATAGGTAGAAATAAATGTCACTCTAAAGCTTCGTAGATCGTAAGCttctttattttgtaatcGTTTCACCTGGGTCAACATCTGTACAACATTGCATTAGCAATTTTGAGTTTGTCAATAAGATACTGTTCCGTTAAAAACGTTGTGCTTATAATTCGTGtcgttacaaattttttcacaattggccaaatattttacaataaataaaaaaggattGAGCTTAGAATCAATGGGTTAACTTGGACTGGTCTCCGATAATACTGAGCTGACATTCAACGCCGTATCCAGTGTTGCTTCTTTCTGTTTCTTCCAAGCCTTTGCAGATGCCAATAGTTTGAGATTTGGTCTCTGTGACTCATCTTCGGGGAATACAAAATCAAATACTTCTTCCCAGCCCTCTTCCGCCTagttaaagaaaaatattgtaaatttcATAACATTTTATTAGAGTAGTTTCCTAACTATATAATGAACTAAACTCACCCCGTCATCTCCAACGATGCGTCTGCGTCTCTTAATTCTTCTGGGCATTTTGTCCATAATTTTGGCCTGACTATCTTCATCACCTTTTTCAGTTTCGAAGTCTCGCCATGCTTCCAAGAGAAACGCACGGCTTTCCTTGTCCCCATTTGTTCGCAGTGCATCATTACCACGCTCGAAAACACGTCGGGCCAGTACTATATTGTCTGGACCATCCTCTGTAGTATAATTTCCTAATTCAAACTTAGCGAACGCGATCCATAcctaaaatcaatattttcaagtTGAATTAGACGAAATCCAAAGTGTACTACGATAAATGAATTCATCTTACTTTAACGTGCATTGTTCGTTCCAAAAGCCTTTCAAACAGTTGTCTCGCATTTTCAGTCTCTTCTTGGgatatttcaaaatcaatgTATGATTTCCAGAGTAGCTCTGGCATATCCAATCTATTTGGGAAAGAGACTGTTAGTTGACAAATCTcaaattcttgaattttaGTAGTGTCTTACTGGATTGCATACCTTGACTGAGTAACTGCTAATTCATAAATAGCTCTTGCTCGATCAATGTCACCCAAAAGAGTCTCGAGCTCTGCAAACTGAAGGAGATAATTAGGTAAAAGATGCTGTGAGTAACTAACTAGTAGTAAGGTTGGAAACAACTAAATGAACACAATACCTTCATCCATGTTGTGCAATTTTCTGGTCCGaattcgaggaatttttcatacaatatTCTACATCTATCAAATTCACGGAGTTGTATTTCCAAATCAATGTAGCCCCTGAAGAGCTTGTCTCTTGGACAAATTCCTAATGCCATACCCTGTTAGACATACACAagggtaaatgaaaatttacattcCTATAGATTTTATCGGAACTTACCAGCATTTTCCTCGCAACTTGTAGATTCTTCTGTCTAATTTCAAAGTGAGCATAAAGTAGCCATATTTTTGAGAATGTGAACTGTTTGTGTGGGATTAACTCGAGGCATGCTCGGTAAACTTGACGACATCTTTCAGTATCTTCAGTTTCAAGTTCCTCAAAGAGTGCATAATTAATCCAGAGATAAATATATCTCCGCCAGTACTGCTTCTCCTGCAGAAATTTAAGGAGAATTATAATCATAAACGGGTACTCATAGCTCGCAGGTATCGTACAATACATGATATATTATAATGACCTTTGTAGGTGGTACGTTGGCTATTGCTCGTTCATAAGTTTCTCTCACGATATCAAAATCAGTTTCAGATTCAACTAATCTCAGATAATCAAACCAGGCATCATAGTTCGATGGATTTTCTTTGACTTCCTGTTCATACTGATGCTTTCTCTTGCTGACAATAACATCTTCTATGCCTATTTTTCACAACAGATTccagaattaattaatattgcTTACATAGCCTCCTACTACAAGCTCAGTatataataggaaaaaaacctGATCGATCTCCGTATTTCTTTTCGTGTATTGTGTAAGCCTTATAAACTTCTTGTGTTCGATCTTTGGGAATATGGTCCAAagcatatttatatatgacTCTCGCCCGATCATGctggaaaatgaagaatttgaatTCCAATGTGTTACTGACAGAGGTTCCGACTACAGTGGATTACAAGCTCACCTCTCTCTGGCCTTCCTCAAATTTGGCAAAAGCAACGAATAGTTTTTCATCCAAACTTTCATCTCCGTAGAAAGTAACAGCACGCTCAAATACTTTGCGAGCGCCATTCAAAAAGCCATGAGACTCTTCAAATCTTGCATATTTTATCCAATGCTTAACATCAGGATGGACCATGACAAAACGTTCATAAATGTAACGCGCTCTGTCTATTTCTTTATAGCGTAACTCAAATTTTATATACGTTTGCCATGCCTGCTCATCAGGTTCCCATTCCATCCATCTTTCGAACACTTGACGTGCACCTTAGATTCATATCGagcaaaaattaattagatgGCTCAGTTAATGATAATGTAAAgcaatcaattattttacaaaattgttAAATTACCAGCAATATTTTCCAGCATTTCTTCCATGTAAGTATATTTGTACCAGAATTGATTGGCTCGCGGTAGAATGGTCACAGCACGGTCCCACAAGTTTCTCGCATGGTTGACCTGGCGATTTCGCATTTCCATTTCCGTGTATTTTAACCATAGAGTTATATTTCGATGATCTACATCTAACGCACGCTCGTATATTGATCTGAAATGTTAATGTGTGAGTTACATAAAACATAATCATATGAATTAAAACAATTCATGGAAATTGTTGGAGTCAGTCACCTTGCTCTCTGTATTTGCTTCTGACTTTCTTCCCATTGTGCGTATTTTATCCAGTTCGAAATAACCATACGATTCTTTCTTATGTTGTCTTCAAATGCTTTTCGTTTGCGGTGTTGATAATCAGCCAATTCATGTGGATCGGAGATTTTTTGTTTGGGCGGCTATAAAAGTATAGAAATATTAAAATCTGGGCCTTTATTATATCCAGGTTTTAGAGTATCATTGCCTTACCGGTGGTAAAATTTCCAAATCTCTTTCCTTTGCTTCTCGAAGGAGCTGCTCAGCGGTGATTTGAATTTCAGCTGgtgctttatttttcacctataATTTACATACATTTAAACACAGCCAGGTATTAACTAATCGTAAGTAAAACTAACCTTCGCCAAATGTGTAGAGTAGTGAAAAAATCTTTAATAGAACTCACCTTCGCCACTTTCGGCATCTTCTGTGGCTTCTCCATTACTAATAATGTACTTTGACGATGTGTATCTAATAATTATAGGATgcaattatcgttattttaattACTGACGCGCTTGAATCCGTACGCGGTGCAGTTGCTGTGCAACACTAATGCAACACGGAAGATTCAAGCACCATTTTTATTGCGGCGACAAAGCGAACAAACCGCGCTGCGACATGATTTTATCGCtgtcatttttcacgtggtCGACATAGTGAACAagtgtttaatttttgttcagtgttaaatttattcactttttgaatAGGACAATTTCATTGGTTTTCGACGATTACCTGTAACCTGTTTCGTTTTGATATGTATCTACGACGTGGATTGTCGTATGTTATATTTTGCACATTCTGCGTTATAGTATTATTTGTGATTGTTCAGAAATATTTTGAGGTTATAAAATTGACGCCTACAGCTCCCGTATTCTTATGGCATGTGAATATCACTGAAATCGACAGAAGAAACTTGTTGAACCTAAAATCTTTCCAATATGTAATAAAGACCAACTGCCATGCTAGTTTACTCATTTGGATCGTAACTTCTTATGCAGCAGATGTGGGAGCTAGAAGTGCTTTGCGCAGAGCATATCCCAACTCAGAATTGCAAGAGTTTGGTATCCAGAGAATATTTCTGTTAGCGTTGTTGCGAGATgagatgcaaagtgaaaaccACATTAGCCAAAGTGCTATTTTGCACGAATCAAAGAGACACAACGACATAATTCagggtaatttttttgaagcTTACAAGAACCTTACTTATAAACATGTCATGGGCCTTAAATGGGCCACTGACCACTGTAAAAATGTTTCATACATAATGAAAATGGATCATGATATCGTATTAAATCTCTACAAAGTAATTGATGTAATAAAAACAGTTAGCGTGTCTGATGATCTTTTAATGGGGTatgtgttgaaaaatatgaaaccaATACGTGAACCTATGAACAAATGGTTTGTTACTTATGATGAATTCCCTTCAAATTCTTAT from Athalia rosae chromosome 1, iyAthRosa1.1, whole genome shotgun sequence carries:
- the LOC105690791 gene encoding protein crooked neck, with product MEKPQKMPKVAKVKNKAPAEIQITAEQLLREAKERDLEILPPPPKQKISDPHELADYQHRKRKAFEDNIRKNRMVISNWIKYAQWEESQKQIQRARSIYERALDVDHRNITLWLKYTEMEMRNRQVNHARNLWDRAVTILPRANQFWYKYTYMEEMLENIAGARQVFERWMEWEPDEQAWQTYIKFELRYKEIDRARYIYERFVMVHPDVKHWIKYARFEESHGFLNGARKVFERAVTFYGDESLDEKLFVAFAKFEEGQREHDRARVIYKYALDHIPKDRTQEVYKAYTIHEKKYGDRSGIEDVIVSKRKHQYEQEVKENPSNYDAWFDYLRLVESETDFDIVRETYERAIANVPPTKEKQYWRRYIYLWINYALFEELETEDTERCRQVYRACLELIPHKQFTFSKIWLLYAHFEIRQKNLQVARKMLGMALGICPRDKLFRGYIDLEIQLREFDRCRILYEKFLEFGPENCTTWMKFAELETLLGDIDRARAIYELAVTQSRLDMPELLWKSYIDFEISQEETENARQLFERLLERTMHVKVWIAFAKFELGNYTTEDGPDNIVLARRVFERGNDALRTNGDKESRAFLLEAWRDFETEKGDEDSQAKIMDKMPRRIKRRRRIVGDDGAEEGWEEVFDFVFPEDESQRPNLKLLASAKAWKKQKEATLDTALNVSSVLSETSPS
- the LOC105690821 gene encoding beta-1,3-galactosyltransferase 5; this encodes MYLRRGLSYVIFCTFCVIVLFVIVQKYFEVIKLTPTAPVFLWHVNITEIDRRNLLNLKSFQYVIKTNCHASLLIWIVTSYAADVGARSALRRAYPNSELQEFGIQRIFLLALLRDEMQSENHISQSAILHESKRHNDIIQGNFFEAYKNLTYKHVMGLKWATDHLIDVIKTVSVSDDLLMGYVLKNMKPIREPMNKWFVTYDEFPSNSYPDFLSGWLYITIPKTARTLVNAAQIYPTYFWIDDLFLTGIVRQELDIKLYDMHEIFTTNHEYLNCCLKDKEKKFQCDFAIGPNGGDTELQVKFQNFAKYCTTNCFPRPEHFSVNNTCIVAWHDPSLGRGQAQIVAIQ